From uncultured Pseudodesulfovibrio sp.:
CGACCTGCTTTTTTGGGGGCAAAAAAAAAGGAGGCAACAAACGCCTTTTCGGTGTGCGCCTGATAGCGGACCTAAGAGCCTGTACGCGGCTTCGCTGCCCGACAGGATTGTCTGTGGTACAGACTTGGTCGGGCTACGCTTCGCCGCGCGTGACAGGCTCTAAGGTTCGCTATCAATTGTCCGTCGCTGCAAGGGGTTTTTCGGGGTAGGTGATCATCTTTGGTTCTAGGCTCTTCGATAATCATAAATAGTTTTCATTTGAAATGAGTTAGCTGCTGACTGTGAGGAAAAGTAATGAGGAAAGAGAAAAGAGGGATTTCTTTTTTTGTTGGGCGTTGCGTGCTTTCGCAGTGAGGGTGCAAACTGTATTATTTCAAAGGTTTCGCCTTTACGGCGACCTGCTTTTTTCGAGGCGGAAAAAAGGAGGCAAAAAACGCCTTTTGGGTGTGCGCCTGATAGCGGACCTAAGAGCCTGTACGCGGCTTCGCTGCCCGACAGGATTGTCTAGTGGTATAGACTCGGTCAGGCTACGCTTCGCCGCGCGGGACAGGCTCTAAGGTTCGCTATCAATTGTCCGTCAATGTAAGGGGGCGCTCGGTGTAGGTGATCATTTTTGATTTGAGGTTCTTCGATAAACTCAAATGATTTTGGAGTGTTAACGCTTCAATGTTTTTTATTTAAAGGTGTTTTTTTTCAACCAGCCGGGAAAAGCAGTGAAGCGAGAAAAAAGGGACTTCGTTTTTTTGTGGGCGTTGCGTGCATCCACAGTAATACATAACTTTAAATTTTACATTTCATCGCTATAAATTCGTTCTCGGTGAAGATGTCTATCTTGATTAAGGCTCTTCGTTATCCATAAAGGGCCTTGGGGTGCTCCAGCACCCCAACACCGCTCTCTCTCCGAAGACGATCTCTTTCCCGCCCAACCAGACGAAGACGGGACTCAGCCCTTGATCGGCGGCTTAGAAGCTGACCAATCGAAGGAGGCGGCTTTCGTCAGGGGATCAGGTAATTTGTCTTAAACTGAAGTCTCACGGGAGAGTTAGGGCTTATACTTTTAATAGGGTGGAGCCGACTCGATTGGATCAGATTTTTGCCGTCAATCATGGGGGCGGCCAAGCTAGCGCAAGCGACCTTTTTTGCTCCTTTTTTGGGCGCTGCCAAAAAAGGAGGCCCGCCCGGCAGGGCATGGAAAACGTTGGGTGCTTCAGCACCCAACAATGACTCTCGCCAAAGGCGCATCATTTTACAAAATGGAAGGTACAAACTAACCCGTCAAAACAGGAGTTTATGGCTGTCAGAATACGAAATTTCTTTAAAAACCATAACTCATTGGTATTCATGAATCGAAGCTCATTTTAACCAACGTAATTACCGAGTTTTTGGCGGTTCTATGACGTTATTTGTTTCGTCCTCTTCGACCCTTTCCCCTTCCTTGACCTCCTTGCCTCATATTTATGCCTGTAAACGGTGAACGAACAGACTGACCAGTCACCATTTTAAATAAGTACATGAGAAAAATAACAGGCCAAAAAAATGCCAATCCGACACTACTACCTACCGAGATGTTGCGGCTGTTTATATAGTATATAAAAACAGCTACTGCGATGACTAAATACAATATCATTATTCGTTCCTTTAATTTTCAGAAGGTCTTTTTTTGAATATAATCATACCGCAAATAAGTGGACTTATCTTCGAAGAGACTTCCTTTTTTAAGGCTTTTTCCCATATGTGTTTCGATATTTAATTTGATTGTGCTCGTTCGAAGGAACTAAAAGCAAGATAAATTTCTGAAATGATAGAACACGAATTATGTGGGGAGGGGGGGGCTGAATATTGAGCGTTATGAACCACAGTTTTTTGGCGGATAGGTTCTCAAAAAAAAGCCTCCCGCAGAGGCAGGAGGCTTTTTTAATTTCTCAGGTACAAATACTACAACTTCATTTCTCCGGTAGAGAATTTCTTTTCCAATATGTTGGAAAGCTGAATCAACGGATAACACACTACAAAGTATAATATCCCAACAAGCCCAAAGACCATAATCCCTTCTGGCACGCGTTGGACAGTGAGCCATCCGGCACGGGTGATATCTGTCAATCCGATAACTGAGACGATGGAGGAATCCTTGATGAGCAATACATACTGCCCGACAAGAGCTGGTAATGCCATGCGTAATGCCTGTGGCAACACCACGAGAATCATCGCCTGGTTTCGCGTGTGCCCCAGAGAGCGGCAGGCCTCTTCCTGACCTGACGGAACAGCTTGAATGGACGCAGACACGATCTCACAGATGTAGGACCCTGCATAGATGGTCAGACTGACCACCGCCGCAGTGAGGGCTTCCATCTGCAATCCGAATTCCGGCAGGATGAAGAAGATGATGAATAGTTGGACAAGGAATGGTGTTCCGCGCATAAAATCAACATAGATTGAAAGAATGCGCGACATGAATGTGCCTTCGTTGGAACGCAGGATACCGGTGATGACACCAATAATGGTGCCGCCGACAAGACTGAGCGCCGACACTGCTACAGTAACACCCATGCCTTTGTAAAACATGGGCATACTGTTCATGAGTTGGTCGAAGTAAAATCCCCACATGGCTTATGCGCTCCTGAAGCGCGTCATGCGCATTTGGTAGTATTTGGTCAGTCCCTTGAGCACATAGTAGACGAGCAGGTAGAGGACGGCCACAGTCAGGAAGGCTTCGGACGGCATGAATCGCTCGGAGTTGAGCATCTGCCCGGCGCGAGTCAGTTCCATCACCGAGATGAGGGATAACACAGCGGAGTCCTTGACCAACACGATGGCCTGCCCGAGCATCGGAGGCAATGTGTTGGCAAGAGCCTGAGGCAGAATGACGTAGAAAAACCGTTGATAGACGTTGAACCCTTGTCCCATGGCGGCTTCAACCTGTCCGGCTGGAATACCCTTGATTCCGGCTCGGAGGATTTCAGCCACGTACGCTCCGGAGTTGAAGGAGAGAGCCACGATGCCGGTTGTCAGTTCATTGACCTGAATACCGAGGGAAGGAAGTCCGAAGTAAAGAAAATAAAGTTGAGCCAGCAGGGGAGTGGACCGGATGACTTCGATGAAGGCAATGGCCGGGGCTGCAAGCAATTTGATTCCTGAAATTCTGCAGGAACAGGCAATCATGCCCACGATGAGTGAGCCAATGATGCCGACCAACGAAATCCAGGCAGTATGGTACAGCCCCTCCATGAACAGGGGCATGTACTCCCAGATGATGCGGAAGTTGAAATATTCGAGCATGTGCGACGAATCCGTATGAAGATGCGCCATGCCTCGTGAAGAGACATGGCGCAGCAATTACGGTCTAGTGATCTTTTTCCCAGGCCTTGGAATCGACCCAGTACTTGATGTTTTCGTCGTAGCGGCCATCGGACTTGACCCAACCGAAGAAGAGGTTGACCCACTGGCGCAGTGTTTCGTCTTCATGACGGACGGCGAAGGCCAGAGGCTGCTTGGACATGATGTCACCCACGAAGTGCGTGGAGTTCGGGGGGAAGGAAGCCAGGCTGCCGGAGATGGAAGTCTTGTCGTTGACAGCCACGTCAGCCTTACCAGCCATGATGGCATTTAGGAGCATTGGGCCGCCACCTTTGTAAGACTTGATCTCAGCCTTGGGGAAGAGGCGCTTGGCATCAGCTTCGCCAGTACCACCGAGCAGGACGGCGACTTTCATGCCTTCCTTGTTGATCTGGTCCCAGCTTGTGATCTTTGAATCGGCTTTGGCAACGGCGACAGAACCTGTGTAGTAGAATGCATCGGTGAAGGACACTTTGAGTGCACGCTGAAGGTTGGCGGTCATATCTGCGGCCAGCATGTCTGCTTTACCAGACAGCAGGGCAGGAATCAGGCCGTCCCAGTCGTAATCCAGAAATTTGATTTTGACGCCCATTTCTTTGGCCATCAGGCGGCAGAATTCGACTGAAGAACCGGTACGGTCACCATTTTTGTCCAGAAAACTGAACGGGGGACATTGGGTTTGGACGGCAACGCGAAGTTCGCCGCGCTTGACGATTTCAGCCAGTGCATCTGCAGATGCGGTAGAAGCTACGGCCAGCATCATGGACAGCATGAGTGCCAGGCAAATTGAAAGACGTTTCATTATTCCTCCTATAATGTTCAATAAAAAGTCTGATCTAATCCGAATATGAGCGAATTGCGGTCAGTGCCATAGTAAGGTCGGGTTTAGCCGTTCCTGCGGTCGCAGGTTCGGCCATCGGGAACGCTACTGGATGTACTTGGCTTTTGCAAGAGCGTGTCGTTATTTTCTCGGCGTGAGAGTGAGGATTATCAGGAGGTTGGAGAAACGGAAAAAGCCTCTGACAACATATGTTGTCAGAGGCTATATTCTCTGGTGCGCCCGGCACGATTCGAACGTGCGACCTTTCGGTTCGTAGCCGAATGCTCTATCCAGCTGAGCCACGGGCGCGTCGTGGAAAGACTGTTTATGCTTAGGGGGCGTTATACGTCAAGCACTTTTTTAGAAATTTATTAATTTAGTGGAAAAAACATCAGAAAAACCCTCAACAAGTTCAGCTGATTTTCCTTCTATGCGTATCAATTCAGTGTCGGGATGCTCCGCAAAGTCCTTCATGTGCGGGCTTTTCAGGAGAAATAGTTTGATAATGGCGTTCACTGTTTGTTGTTTTTTGATGGGCGAGTACACTCCGGTGATGGACAGGGCGCTATTTTCATCCCGTCGGTCGATGAGTATGCTGACATGTGGATTCTTTTTAAGGTTTTTGCTTTTTTTTGATGTCTTGGATGACAGAAAGTAAAATTTCATGACTGCATGGTCTGCAAAGTAGTTCATCAGGGACGTGTGAGGCGTGTTGCCATCGGAAGTGGCCAGCACACAGATATCCTTACCCTTGACCATGTCTTCAATGAGTTTCATTTTTTGCTTGCTCATACGAGGGATACTACAGCACTCTTCCTCGCAGGGCCATTATATAATGAATAGGAAAATGCCGTATGCTTACCCTCGATGAAAAAATAGCCGGGACTGAGTCCCTTCTGCAGACATTGGTTGAAAATGTTGACCTTGAACGAGTGCGCGTAGCCTGGACTGGCGGTAAGGACTCTACTGTTGTCCTTTTTATCTGGAAGGCGGTGCTCGACAATATAGGGGGAGGGCCTATCCATGCTATTAATTTGGATACCGGTTGCAAATTCCCTGAAGTCATGGCCTTTCGTGATGCTTTGACCGCAGAATGGGGTGTTGATTTGTATATTGCCCGTCCGAAAATCACATTGGACGGCTACCCGCTGGCAAAAGATCCACTTTCCTGTTGTCGTGAATTGAAAGTTGAACCGCTCAAACAGGCTGTTATCGAGACCGGAGCCTCACATGTTTTGAGTGGTATTCGTTTCGATGAACATCCAGATCGCGCCGAGCGAAGTGCAGAAGAACAACGGGACGATCCTCCTCATTATATGATTAACCCTATCCTTGATTGGACTGAAATAGATATTTGGGCTTTTCATGACCGTTTCAATCTTCCGCATTGTGAACTCTATGACAAAGGGTATCGATCATTAGGATGTATGCCGTGTACACAGCGGCCAACGGACGGGGATGGCGAACGGTCTGGGCGTGCAGCTTCCAAGGAAGCTATTTTACCGACTTTGACCAGTCTTGGTTACTTCTAATTTTCACATGAAAAAGTCCTGATTTGTTTGTTTGGATGGTATTTACTGTTTTTGTTTGAGATTTTTTTCACAAAATTCCACCCTTTTTTGTATCTATTTATATGGGTCTATGTACCGGAAGCCTTTTATTCCAATATATCAGACGATTATTGGTTTGTTTTTGTATGGCTTTTTTTAGGGTTTGGGTCTTGACCAAACAGTATTCTTCCCATAAGACCTCATGGTTACTAGGCTAAGGGTAAAGTGCATTCGCACTGAAATTCGGTTGGAGGTGAACCGGATTTTCACGTGTCTGTTGTACTCGTTCTCCATTCTTTTGAAACGAGGTCTTCATGTCGAATTTGCTACTGCTTCTCATTCTCCTGCCAGTGGTTTCAGCATTGGTCTGCTATTTCGTTCGGTCTTCCGCCGTTCGAAAGCTGACAGTGCTTGGTACTGCTGTGGTCCTGACGCTTGCGTCTGTGGGACTGCTTATGCAGGGGACTTTTGAGCCGATTGCAGTCGGTTCATTCCTCGGCATCAGCAGCGATTTCCTGATTACGGTTCTGGATTTCGCATTGTTGGGTGTCATTTTTTATCTCGGTCTCAAACACAAGAGCTTACTGATTCAGGGTTTTACTCTGGCTCAGGCTGCACTGCTCGTTTGGTTTGAAGTTGTTGTGCTTGAGCACGACGCCGTTCCCGCTCTTGTGGGTGATCAGCTCGCTCTGATTATGGTTCTGGTGATTTCTATCATTGGTTCCCTGATCTGCGTGTTTGCCATTCCTTATATGAAGGAACACGAAGAGCATCTGCACCTGAAGAAGTCTCGCCAGCCGCGATTCTTCTTCTATCTGGTGTTGTTCCTTGGCGCCATGAACGGTTTGGTTCTGTCCAATAATATTCTGTGGATGTATTTCTTCTTTGAAGTCACCACGTTGTGTTCCTTTATGCTGATCGGTCATGATGCCACCGAGATTGCTACCAAGAACGCTGTCCGCGCATTGTGGATGAACGCTCTTGGCGGTCTGGCTTTCGTTGTCGGCATGATGCTGGTCTACATGAAGGCTGGAACTCTGGACATCTCTGCAATTCTTGCTGCCGGCCCTCAGGGCGCGCTCATGATTACTGGTGTTGGCTTTCTGTGTCTCGCCGGTTTCACCAAAGCCGCTCAGGTACCGTTCCAGAGTTGGTTGCTTGGTGCCATGGTCGCTCCGACCCCGGTTTCCGCTCTCTTGCACTCTTCCACCATGGTCAAGGCCGGTGTTTTCGTGGTTCTGCGTTTCGCCCCCGCGTATGTTGGCACCTTCCTTTCCACTGGTGTTGCCATCTGTGGCGCATTCACTTTCGTGACTTGCGCAGCGTTGGCCATCGGTCAGTCCAATGGTAAGAAAATCCTGGCGTATTCCACTATCTCCAACCTCGGTTTGATCATTTGCTGTGCGGGTATCAATACTCCGCTGGCATTGACCGCCGCTGCCATGTTGATCGTGTTCCACGCCGTTTCCAAGTCTTTGCTGTTCCTCTGTGTCGGCACGATCGAGCAGGCCATCGGCTCTCGTGACATCGAAGATATGCGCGGCTTGTATGCCAAACTTCCCCGTACCG
This genomic window contains:
- a CDS encoding amino acid ABC transporter permease; amino-acid sequence: MWGFYFDQLMNSMPMFYKGMGVTVAVSALSLVGGTIIGVITGILRSNEGTFMSRILSIYVDFMRGTPFLVQLFIIFFILPEFGLQMEALTAAVVSLTIYAGSYICEIVSASIQAVPSGQEEACRSLGHTRNQAMILVVLPQALRMALPALVGQYVLLIKDSSIVSVIGLTDITRAGWLTVQRVPEGIMVFGLVGILYFVVCYPLIQLSNILEKKFSTGEMKL
- a CDS encoding amino acid ABC transporter permease, with protein sequence MAHLHTDSSHMLEYFNFRIIWEYMPLFMEGLYHTAWISLVGIIGSLIVGMIACSCRISGIKLLAAPAIAFIEVIRSTPLLAQLYFLYFGLPSLGIQVNELTTGIVALSFNSGAYVAEILRAGIKGIPAGQVEAAMGQGFNVYQRFFYVILPQALANTLPPMLGQAIVLVKDSAVLSLISVMELTRAGQMLNSERFMPSEAFLTVAVLYLLVYYVLKGLTKYYQMRMTRFRSA
- a CDS encoding ABC transporter substrate-binding protein, with product MKRLSICLALMLSMMLAVASTASADALAEIVKRGELRVAVQTQCPPFSFLDKNGDRTGSSVEFCRLMAKEMGVKIKFLDYDWDGLIPALLSGKADMLAADMTANLQRALKVSFTDAFYYTGSVAVAKADSKITSWDQINKEGMKVAVLLGGTGEADAKRLFPKAEIKSYKGGGPMLLNAIMAGKADVAVNDKTSISGSLASFPPNSTHFVGDIMSKQPLAFAVRHEDETLRQWVNLFFGWVKSDGRYDENIKYWVDSKAWEKDH
- a CDS encoding pyridoxamine 5'-phosphate oxidase family protein, translating into MSKQKMKLIEDMVKGKDICVLATSDGNTPHTSLMNYFADHAVMKFYFLSSKTSKKSKNLKKNPHVSILIDRRDENSALSITGVYSPIKKQQTVNAIIKLFLLKSPHMKDFAEHPDTELIRIEGKSAELVEGFSDVFSTKLINF
- a CDS encoding phosphoadenosine phosphosulfate reductase family protein — protein: MLTLDEKIAGTESLLQTLVENVDLERVRVAWTGGKDSTVVLFIWKAVLDNIGGGPIHAINLDTGCKFPEVMAFRDALTAEWGVDLYIARPKITLDGYPLAKDPLSCCRELKVEPLKQAVIETGASHVLSGIRFDEHPDRAERSAEEQRDDPPHYMINPILDWTEIDIWAFHDRFNLPHCELYDKGYRSLGCMPCTQRPTDGDGERSGRAASKEAILPTLTSLGYF
- a CDS encoding proton-conducting transporter membrane subunit, whose translation is MSNLLLLLILLPVVSALVCYFVRSSAVRKLTVLGTAVVLTLASVGLLMQGTFEPIAVGSFLGISSDFLITVLDFALLGVIFYLGLKHKSLLIQGFTLAQAALLVWFEVVVLEHDAVPALVGDQLALIMVLVISIIGSLICVFAIPYMKEHEEHLHLKKSRQPRFFFYLVLFLGAMNGLVLSNNILWMYFFFEVTTLCSFMLIGHDATEIATKNAVRALWMNALGGLAFVVGMMLVYMKAGTLDISAILAAGPQGALMITGVGFLCLAGFTKAAQVPFQSWLLGAMVAPTPVSALLHSSTMVKAGVFVVLRFAPAYVGTFLSTGVAICGAFTFVTCAALAIGQSNGKKILAYSTISNLGLIICCAGINTPLALTAAAMLIVFHAVSKSLLFLCVGTIEQAIGSRDIEDMRGLYAKLPRTALITVIGILTMLLPPFGVLMCKWMAIEAGADTNIFIVTMLALGSALTVVYWARWGGSMMSSREQDTRTESQPMLTSLPLMLLCGGAIVLSLASPWIYNSMLAPWLGTAPFTVSFGSLNSATGSFAVVPLFLALGLGVLFAAKAAAGFRKVKIMPPYLGGANSSTDGTYIGPMNGDVPFAAGNMYLGELFAEGKLTPIFNALAIALIVLMLGGAI